A DNA window from Vigna angularis cultivar LongXiaoDou No.4 chromosome 1, ASM1680809v1, whole genome shotgun sequence contains the following coding sequences:
- the LOC108328405 gene encoding protein PIN-LIKES 7 — translation MGFWELLEVASAPVIEVLLISAVGVFMATESCNNLLSPDFRKSLNKVVFIAFTPSLIFASFAKNVSLDEMILWWFMPVNIGLTFLIGGILGWIIVKVLKPNLKLQGLIIASCSTGNMGNLPIVIIPAICNEKGGPFGELDDCRKRALSYSFCSLALGGVFIWTYTYQLMRNTSLRYKAFEAAEILKMPNKGLDADEETGFLKRNAGDSANQILVDQCASTVSMNSETSLWHRMTETVGHFLTELMSPPTIATFFGFLFGGVEWLRNLIIGREAPLRVILDSIQLLGDGTIPCITVLLGGNLTQGMQSSSVQPLVVICIIIARLVLLPAIGFFVVRGAANFGLLPLDPLFQYVLVIQYALPPAMNISTMAQLFDVGTEESSVIILWTYGAATIALTLWSTYLIWIFS, via the exons ATGGGGTTTTGGGAATTGTTGGAGGTGGCTTCTGCGCCAGTTATTGAAGTCCTACTTATCAGTGCAGTAGGAGTTTTTATGGCAACAGAAAGTTGTAATAATCTTCTTTCACCAGACTTTAGAAAATCCTTGAACAAG GTTGTCTTCATTGCGTTCACTCCTTCACTTATATTTGCCAGTTTTGCCAAGAATGTTTCTCTTGACGAAATGATATTATG GTGGTTTATGCCCGTTAACATTGGACTTACCTTCTTAATTGGAGGGATTCTGGGATGGATAATTGTAAAAGTGCTGAAACCAAACTTGAAACTGCAAGGGCTTATTATTGCTTCTTGTTCAACAG GAAACATGGGTAATCTTCCTATTGTAATTATCCCTGCTATCTGCAATGAAAAGGGAGGTCCATTTGGTGAACTTGATGATTGCCGCAAGAGGGCTCTCTCTTATTCTTTTTGCTCTTTGGCG CTTGGTGGTGTCTTCATCTGGACCTATACTTACCAACTAATGCGAAACACATCCTTGAGATATAAAGCATTTGAGGCTGCCGAGATCTTAAAGATGCCCAACAAAGGCCTAGATGCTGATGAAGAAACTGGCTTTCTCAAGCGAAATGCCGGAGACTCAGCAAATCAAATT CTTGTAGACCAATGTGCGTCCACTGTGTCTATGAATAGTGAAACATCTTTATGGCATAGAATGACGGAAACTGTTGGTCATTTCCTGACAGAACTAATGTCACCCCCAACAATTGCTACG TTTTTTGGTTTTCTCTTTGGTGGGGTTGAATGGCTAAGGAATCTAATAATAGGACGCGAAGCTCCACTACGAGTGATCCTAGACTCCATTCAATTACTAGG GGATGGTACAATTCCTTGTATCACTGTTTTGCTTGGAGGCAACCTTACACAAG GCATGCAGTCATCAAGTGTCCAACCATTGGTCGTGATATGTATCATCATAGCTCGACTAGTCTTGCTACCTGCCATTGGATTTTTTGTTGTTAGAGGGGCTGCAAATTTTGGTCTGCTCCCATTGGACCCTTTGTTTCAGTATGTGCTAGTGATTCAGTATGCCTTGCCACCTGCAATGAACATCA GTACCATGGCGCAGCTATTTGATGTAGGCACTGAAGAGTCTTCAGTTATTATCTTGTGGACATATGGTGCTGCAACTATTGCTCTCACTCTCTGGTCAACATACCTCATATGGATATTTTCTTAA